One part of the Falco peregrinus isolate bFalPer1 unplaced genomic scaffold, bFalPer1.pri scaffold_40, whole genome shotgun sequence genome encodes these proteins:
- the LOC129783401 gene encoding olfactory receptor 14A16-like gives MSNSSSITHFLLLALADTRELQLLHFWLSLGIYLAALMANGLIITAVVCDHHLHTPMYFFLLSLSLLDLGSISTTLPKAMANSLWDTRDISYSGCAAQLFLIVFFLSAECSLLTVMAYDRYVAICQPLHYGTLLGSRACVHMAAAAWASGFLNSLLQTANTFSLPLCQGNALGQVFCEIPQILKLSCSHTYLREVGLIVISSCLACGCFVFIVLSYVQIFRAVLRIPSEQGRHKAFSTCLPHLAVVFLFLSTGMFAHLKPPSVSSPSLDLVVSVLYSVVPPALNPLIYSMRNQELKGAMCKMLTGCSEGIKL, from the coding sequence atgtccaacagcagctccatcacccacttcctcctcctggcattggcagacacgcgggagctgcagctcttgcacttctggctctccctgggcatctacctggctgccctcatggccaacggACTCATCATCACTGCTGTAGTATGTGACCaccacctgcacacccccatgtacttcttcctactcagcctctccctcctcgacctgggctccatctccaccactctccccaaagccatggccaactccctctgggacaccagggacatctcctactcaggatgtgctgcacagctcttcctgattgtctttttcctttcagcagagtgttctctcctcaccgtcatggcctatgaccgctacgtggccatctgccagcccctgcactacgggaccctgctgggcagcagagcttgtgtccacatggcagcagctgcctgggccagtgggtttctcaACTCCCTCCTACAGACAGCAAATACTTTCTCACTGCCactctgccaaggcaatgccctgggacaggtcttctgtgaaatcccacagatcctcaagctctcctgctcgcacacctacctcagggaagtggggcttatTGTGATTAGTTCCTGTTTAGCCTgtggatgttttgttttcattgttctgtcctacgttcagatcttcagggctgtgctgaggatcccctctgagcagggacggcacaaagccttttccacgtgcctccctcacctggccgtggtcttcctctttctcagcactggCATGTTTGCCCACCTGAAGCCCCCCTCCgtctcctccccatccctggacctggtGGTGTCAGTTCTGTACTcagtggtgcctccagcactgaaccccctcatctacagcatgaggaaccaggagctgaagggtgCAATGTGCAAAATGCTAACTGGATGTTctgaaggaataaaattatga